The following proteins are co-located in the Pedobacter frigiditerrae genome:
- a CDS encoding sulfatase, with amino-acid sequence MKYLVIFLFLFTQASLAQRSATKPNVIIINMDDMGYGDTEPYGMTGIATPNFNKMAQEGMRLTHFNAAQAVCSPSRAALLTGTYPNRLGLAGALMPWAEIALNPAEETIASLLKKNGYTTGMLGKWHLGSKAPYFPIHYGFDSFYGIPYSHDMWPVDYDGNPAKAGTPQFKYPVLPILEGDKTIGNIQNLAEQGEFGGKLTKRAVDFIAKNQQKPFFLYFAQPMPHVPLAASAKFKGKSGIGLFGDVIMELDWTIGEIIKTLDQYKLSENTILIVTSDNGPWLRFGNHAGSSGGFREGKGTTWEGGTRVPCFIRWKGKVQAGSIFSGLLTNMDILPTVMKLSGSTLPKERIDGIDFSSVLLGKTIKSPRDVFYYYYDTNNLKAVRYQNWKLVLPHATQSYVAGVLGKDGQNGTTPVINVPMALYDLAHDPGETYDVQNQYPEMVKKIMVYVEQARADLGDDLTKNKGANRRKPAVVNK; translated from the coding sequence ATGAAATACCTGGTCATCTTTTTATTCTTGTTTACGCAAGCCTCATTAGCCCAACGTTCGGCTACAAAACCTAATGTCATCATTATCAACATGGATGACATGGGTTATGGCGATACCGAGCCTTATGGAATGACAGGCATTGCTACACCAAATTTTAATAAAATGGCACAAGAAGGAATGCGTTTAACTCATTTTAATGCGGCACAAGCAGTTTGTAGTCCATCAAGAGCGGCGCTGTTAACAGGAACATATCCAAATAGATTGGGCTTGGCTGGTGCGCTGATGCCTTGGGCGGAGATTGCATTGAATCCTGCTGAAGAAACCATTGCATCACTATTAAAAAAGAATGGTTACACTACAGGTATGTTGGGTAAGTGGCATTTAGGTTCAAAAGCACCTTACTTTCCTATACATTATGGCTTCGATAGTTTTTATGGTATCCCGTATTCACATGACATGTGGCCGGTAGATTATGACGGAAATCCTGCTAAGGCTGGAACACCACAATTCAAATACCCTGTTTTACCAATATTAGAAGGAGATAAAACAATAGGCAATATCCAGAATCTCGCAGAGCAGGGAGAGTTTGGTGGCAAGTTGACTAAGAGAGCCGTAGACTTTATTGCTAAAAATCAGCAAAAACCTTTCTTCCTTTATTTTGCACAACCTATGCCACATGTTCCTTTGGCAGCTTCTGCAAAGTTTAAGGGTAAAAGTGGTATAGGCTTATTTGGAGATGTAATCATGGAATTAGATTGGACAATTGGCGAGATCATTAAAACGCTTGACCAATATAAACTATCAGAAAATACCATTTTAATTGTAACAAGTGATAATGGACCTTGGCTACGCTTCGGCAATCATGCAGGTTCTTCAGGCGGATTTAGAGAGGGAAAAGGAACTACTTGGGAAGGCGGAACCCGCGTACCATGCTTTATTAGGTGGAAGGGTAAAGTGCAAGCAGGGAGCATTTTTAGCGGCTTGTTAACCAATATGGATATTTTACCTACCGTGATGAAATTAAGTGGTAGCACTTTGCCAAAAGAGCGAATAGATGGAATAGATTTTAGCTCGGTTTTATTAGGGAAAACCATTAAAAGTCCCAGAGATGTTTTCTACTACTATTATGATACAAATAACCTCAAGGCTGTGCGTTATCAGAACTGGAAATTGGTATTGCCACATGCAACACAATCATACGTAGCAGGGGTGTTAGGAAAAGATGGTCAAAATGGAACAACACCGGTAATAAATGTACCAATGGCCTTATACGATTTAGCCCATGATCCAGGAGAAACTTACGACGTGCAGAATCAATATCCAGAAATGGTTAAAAAAATAATGGTTTACGTAGAACAAGCAAGAGCAGATTTAGGGGATGACCTGACAAAAAATAAAGGAGCCAATAGAAGAAAACCTGCCGTGGTTAACAAATAA
- a CDS encoding glycoside hydrolase family 2 protein: MSNPKTIKIIIYTILFLSLNQFTKAQTSRIVSNFNTGWIFKKTNDTTVGKKDWEKVTLPHTWNATDMQLTKQFYEGEGQYKKEITFGNEYKDKRLFLRFEGVGQVAQVYVNDKLVGTHKGGYSAFCFDITYAIKLGSPNTILVKANNKARKDIIPINHFLFGVYGGIYRPVNLIVTNKINITTTDYASPGIYISQKNVSTTSADLSLAVKLENSSAQAEDIVINSTIYDKFGKSIVEKTSSHHLTTQGRQQFVQDINISNPTLWDGFNNPYLYKVVTKILKDNIVIDEVTQPLGLRKFELIAGKGMMLNGKPYNMYGVARHQDRWGYGSALSNAQHKEDLDIIKEMGATTIRFAHYQQSEYLYSQCDTMGFVIWAEIPFVNTFSGEEGDNAKQQLEELVKQNYNHPAIYVWGLHNEVYGKTPADFPAVLTRDLNDLAKTIDPYRYTVSVSGYGEMDRPTNLNADIQGMNRYYGWYEGKIGDIEKWANGLTQKYPNNLMMLAEYGADANVLQQQEQATLKESWNYTLPQYPENFATKTHEMQWPVIAKHPIISASYIWNTFDFATPMWNRGSMPARNMKGLVTFDRKLKKDGFYWYKANWSKEPVLYLTERRTTERVNAITPVTVYSNVGEPILYLNGKKVTTKPLVKDVPVHYVFENIQLKKGKNTLKVISSQNKQEYSDTITWNLK, from the coding sequence ATGAGCAACCCAAAAACTATTAAAATTATAATTTATACCATTTTATTTTTAAGCCTTAATCAATTTACCAAAGCACAAACTTCACGTATTGTATCCAATTTTAACACAGGGTGGATATTTAAAAAAACAAATGATACCACTGTTGGCAAAAAAGACTGGGAGAAAGTTACCTTGCCACATACTTGGAATGCAACGGATATGCAATTAACCAAGCAGTTTTATGAAGGTGAAGGGCAATATAAAAAGGAAATCACCTTTGGTAATGAATATAAAGACAAACGACTATTCCTGCGATTTGAAGGCGTTGGACAAGTTGCCCAAGTGTATGTGAACGATAAATTGGTAGGCACGCACAAAGGTGGATACAGTGCTTTTTGTTTTGACATCACTTATGCCATTAAATTAGGTAGCCCAAATACCATTTTGGTAAAAGCCAATAACAAAGCAAGGAAAGACATTATACCTATCAATCATTTTCTTTTTGGGGTTTACGGAGGTATTTATAGACCTGTTAATTTAATTGTAACCAACAAAATCAACATTACCACAACAGATTATGCTTCTCCAGGAATTTATATTTCTCAAAAAAATGTAAGCACAACAAGTGCTGATTTAAGTCTTGCCGTTAAGTTGGAAAATAGCAGTGCTCAAGCAGAAGATATAGTGATAAACAGTACCATCTATGATAAATTTGGTAAAAGTATAGTAGAAAAAACAAGTTCGCACCACCTTACTACACAAGGCAGACAACAATTTGTTCAAGATATAAATATCTCTAATCCAACTCTTTGGGATGGTTTTAATAATCCATACCTCTATAAAGTGGTCACAAAAATCTTAAAAGATAATATCGTGATAGATGAAGTAACTCAGCCTTTGGGTTTAAGGAAATTTGAACTGATTGCTGGAAAAGGAATGATGCTGAATGGCAAACCGTATAATATGTATGGTGTTGCCCGTCATCAAGACAGATGGGGTTATGGAAGTGCCTTAAGTAATGCACAACACAAAGAAGATTTAGATATTATTAAAGAAATGGGAGCCACTACCATCCGCTTTGCGCATTACCAGCAATCTGAATATTTGTACTCACAATGTGATACCATGGGTTTTGTGATTTGGGCAGAAATCCCTTTTGTCAATACTTTTTCGGGCGAAGAAGGTGATAATGCCAAACAACAGTTGGAAGAGCTGGTTAAACAAAACTATAATCACCCTGCTATTTATGTATGGGGTTTACACAACGAGGTTTATGGAAAAACGCCTGCAGATTTTCCAGCTGTGCTTACACGTGATTTAAATGATTTAGCTAAAACAATAGATCCCTATCGTTATACGGTATCGGTAAGTGGTTATGGAGAAATGGATAGACCAACCAATTTAAATGCAGACATCCAAGGTATGAATCGTTATTATGGTTGGTATGAAGGTAAAATAGGAGACATTGAGAAATGGGCAAATGGCCTAACGCAAAAATACCCTAACAATTTAATGATGTTGGCAGAATATGGTGCTGATGCCAATGTTTTGCAACAACAAGAACAAGCAACATTAAAAGAAAGTTGGAATTATACCTTGCCTCAATACCCAGAAAACTTTGCGACTAAAACCCATGAAATGCAATGGCCAGTCATCGCTAAACATCCTATCATTAGTGCTTCTTATATTTGGAATACATTCGATTTTGCTACACCAATGTGGAACAGGGGAAGTATGCCAGCTCGTAACATGAAAGGTTTGGTAACGTTTGATAGAAAGCTCAAAAAGGATGGTTTTTACTGGTATAAAGCAAATTGGAGCAAGGAACCGGTTTTGTATTTAACCGAACGTAGGACTACAGAAAGAGTAAATGCCATTACACCAGTAACTGTTTACTCAAATGTTGGAGAACCAATTCTTTACTTAAATGGCAAAAAAGTAACAACAAAACCTTTGGTAAAAGATGTTCCTGTACATTATGTATTTGAAAATATCCAGCTTAAAAAAGGAAAAAATACACTTAAAGTGATATCAAGCCAAAACAAGCAAGAATATAGTGATACGATTACTTGGAATTTGAAGTGA
- a CDS encoding HAD family hydrolase has product MKNKAIFLDRDGVLNHEINDYICRKEDFEVLEYQIPPLKKFYDDGYLLIVITNQGGIALKRYTEEGLAEMHQILFDTYKKQGVEFIDAYHCPHHPTVNDPCLCRKPGSSMLLDAIAKYDIDPALSVMIGDKPRDVEAANGAGVKGILIEPDEQINYDQVKAVLLS; this is encoded by the coding sequence ATGAAGAATAAAGCAATTTTTTTAGATAGAGACGGCGTTTTAAACCACGAAATCAATGATTATATATGCCGTAAAGAAGACTTTGAAGTATTGGAATATCAGATACCACCATTAAAAAAGTTCTATGACGATGGTTATTTATTAATCGTAATTACCAATCAAGGCGGCATTGCTTTAAAAAGATATACAGAAGAAGGTTTAGCAGAAATGCATCAAATCTTATTCGATACTTATAAAAAACAAGGCGTAGAATTTATCGATGCTTATCATTGTCCACACCACCCAACCGTAAACGACCCTTGTTTATGTAGAAAGCCTGGTTCAAGTATGCTATTAGATGCGATTGCTAAATATGATATTGATCCAGCTTTATCTGTCATGATTGGCGATAAACCTAGGGATGTAGAAGCCGCTAACGGAGCAGGAGTGAAGGGGATATTAATTGAGCCAGATGAACAGATCAATTACGATCAAGTGAAAGCTGTTTTGTTGAGTTAG
- the fsa gene encoding fructose-6-phosphate aldolase, translating to MKFFIDTANLDNIREAQDLGVLDGVTTNPSLMAKEGITGDANVIAHYKAICDIVDDNVSAEVIATDYEGIIKEGEALAALNPKIVVKVPMIKDGVKAIKYFTNKGIKTNCTLIFSAGQALLAAKAGATYVSPFLGRLDDISTDGLTLIEDIRLIFDNYGYPTQILAASIRGPLHIVACAKLGADVITAPLAAITALLKHPLTDSGLATFLADHAKASGK from the coding sequence ATGAAATTTTTTATTGATACTGCAAATCTTGACAACATTAGAGAAGCACAAGATTTAGGCGTTTTAGATGGTGTAACTACTAATCCTAGCTTAATGGCTAAGGAAGGTATTACTGGAGATGCAAATGTAATTGCTCATTATAAAGCAATTTGTGATATTGTTGATGATAATGTTAGTGCTGAAGTAATTGCTACTGATTACGAAGGTATCATTAAGGAAGGGGAAGCTTTAGCTGCTTTAAATCCTAAAATCGTTGTTAAAGTTCCGATGATTAAAGATGGTGTTAAAGCCATTAAATATTTCACCAACAAAGGCATTAAAACAAACTGTACGTTGATTTTCTCTGCTGGTCAGGCGTTATTAGCTGCTAAAGCTGGCGCAACTTATGTTTCTCCATTCTTAGGTCGTTTAGATGATATTTCAACTGATGGCTTAACTTTAATTGAAGACATCCGTTTAATATTTGATAACTACGGCTACCCTACTCAAATTTTAGCTGCATCTATCCGCGGACCATTACATATTGTAGCTTGTGCTAAATTAGGTGCTGATGTAATTACAGCGCCTTTAGCTGCAATTACTGCTTTATTAAAACACCCTTTAACTGATAGCGGTTTAGCTACTTTCTTAGCAGATCACGCTAAAGCAAGCGGAAAATAA
- the gltB gene encoding glutamate synthase large subunit, translating into MEHLNEQQGLYRKSFEHDACGIGFVAHVKGRKSHQIISDAITILENLDHRGACGAEPNTGDGAGIMIQVPHEFLFDECLRTGFSLPAYGDYGVGQLFLPKEIRAREECREIIYRTAEKLGLEVLGFRKVQIDTTDIGNMALSVEPEIEQVFVARPYDIAEGADFERKLFVLKTYLTKTIYNTVDGSKENFYIVSFSSRTIIYKGQLTSLQVRTYFTELSDKRMVSAFGLVHSRFATNTFPSWRLAQPFRFIAHNGEINTLQGNLNWFRSSVKSFASPYFTPEELNMILPVIDETQSDSGCLDNVVELLLHAGRSLPHVLMMLIPEAWDGNDDMDPIKKAFYQFHASLMEPWDGPAAIAFTDGRLIGATLDRNGLRPSRYVLTSDDRVIMASESGALAIDQSTVIEKGRLTPGKMFVVDMQQGRIISDQEIKQQVCGRRPYADWINQYQIKLEELPEPRVMFTNLAEDSIFKYQQVFGYSREDIDLLLKPMAIEGKEAIGSMGTDTPLAILSKRPQHLSSYFKQLFAQVTNPPIDPIREKVVMSLAGFMGNNGNLLEENQMQCHCVGIKHPILTNLELEKLRSIDTGLFQSKTLQMYFRADGKPGAMQKALDRLCRYAVDAVEDGFQVIVLSDRAIDSEHAAIPSLLAVSSVHHHLIRKGYRGAVGIVVEAGDVWEVHHFATLIGFGATAVNPYLALETIRRFDVESGLSQEKLISNYIYATNNGLLKIFSKMGISTLQSYHGAQIFEILGINQQVVNTHFTGAVSRIGGLGLDEIAHETLIKHRRSFGPKTQAEPILAAGGTYKWRRRGEKHLFNPESIHLLQNATRRNDFATFKRYSKLINEQTAQAYTIRGLLEFDYSRPAVGLDEVESTESILKRFATGAMSFGSISHEAHSTLAIAMNRIGGKSNTGEGGEDEMRYQKMANGDSMRSAIKQIASARFGVTSYYLTNADELQIKMAQGAKPGEGGQLPGHKVDDWIAKVRHATPGVGLISPPPHHDIYSIEDLAQLIFDLKNANRAARINVKLVSKAGVGTIAAGVAKAHADVILVSGYDGGTGASPLTSIQHAGLPWELGLAEAHQTLVKNRLRSRVVVQTDGQLKTGRDIAIAALLGAEEWGVATAALVTAGCIMMRKCHLNTCPVGVATQDPELRKLFTGDADHVVNLFHFLAEELREIMAELGFRTINEMVGQSQVLKVRDFSEDDWKLKHIDLTPILYKEPSNGLPLTQTEFQDHGLDNVLDHQLIEKAQAAILNNEPVFANFEVKNTDRALGTMLSNEVSKVHKGAGLPADTINFKFHGSAGQSFGAFAAKGLTLSLEGEGNDYVGKGLSGAKLVIYPFGDITYVPEQNIIIGNVALYGATSGELYVRGKAGERFAVRNSGATAVVEGVGDHGCEYMTGGEVLVLGDTGSNFAAGMSGGIAWIYDVSKTFANKCNPEMVDLDPLQAEDEERIQTLLKNHIRLTSSRVAEFILSDWETQSAHFVKVFPKEYKAVLLQRQQVKIN; encoded by the coding sequence ATGGAACACTTGAATGAACAACAAGGACTATACCGTAAAAGTTTCGAACACGATGCCTGTGGTATCGGTTTCGTTGCCCATGTAAAAGGTCGAAAATCGCACCAAATAATTTCAGATGCCATTACCATTCTCGAAAACCTAGATCACCGTGGCGCTTGTGGCGCAGAACCAAATACAGGTGATGGAGCAGGGATCATGATTCAAGTTCCGCATGAGTTTTTATTCGACGAATGTTTAAGAACAGGCTTTAGCTTGCCTGCTTATGGCGATTATGGCGTTGGTCAACTATTTTTACCTAAAGAAATACGTGCAAGAGAAGAATGCCGTGAGATTATTTATCGTACTGCAGAAAAACTTGGACTAGAAGTGCTGGGTTTTAGAAAAGTACAGATCGATACAACTGATATTGGTAACATGGCACTTTCTGTTGAACCAGAAATTGAGCAAGTATTTGTTGCCAGACCTTATGATATTGCAGAAGGCGCAGACTTTGAACGTAAACTTTTCGTCCTTAAAACCTATTTAACCAAAACAATTTATAATACTGTTGATGGCAGTAAAGAGAATTTTTATATCGTTTCTTTCTCTTCACGCACCATTATATATAAAGGTCAACTTACTTCTTTACAAGTAAGAACTTACTTTACTGAGCTAAGTGATAAACGCATGGTTTCTGCGTTTGGCTTGGTTCACTCACGTTTTGCTACCAATACTTTTCCTTCTTGGAGATTAGCACAACCATTTAGATTTATTGCCCACAACGGTGAGATCAATACCTTGCAAGGAAACTTGAACTGGTTTAGATCTAGCGTTAAATCATTTGCCTCACCATATTTTACACCAGAAGAATTAAACATGATTCTTCCAGTAATTGATGAGACCCAATCAGATTCTGGCTGTTTAGATAACGTTGTTGAGCTCTTACTGCACGCTGGTCGTTCATTACCTCACGTTTTAATGATGTTAATTCCTGAAGCATGGGATGGTAACGATGACATGGATCCAATTAAAAAGGCTTTCTATCAATTCCACGCTTCGTTAATGGAGCCATGGGATGGACCAGCAGCCATTGCCTTTACTGATGGCCGTTTAATCGGTGCTACTTTAGATCGTAATGGTTTACGTCCGTCTCGTTATGTGCTAACTAGCGATGATAGGGTAATCATGGCTTCAGAATCTGGGGCTTTAGCAATTGACCAAAGTACGGTTATTGAAAAAGGCCGATTAACACCAGGTAAGATGTTCGTTGTAGACATGCAACAAGGCAGAATTATCAGTGATCAAGAAATCAAACAACAAGTTTGTGGTCGCCGTCCTTATGCAGATTGGATTAATCAATATCAAATTAAATTAGAAGAATTGCCAGAACCAAGGGTGATGTTTACCAACTTGGCAGAAGATTCTATCTTTAAATACCAACAAGTTTTTGGTTACAGCAGAGAAGATATCGATTTGTTGTTAAAACCAATGGCAATTGAAGGTAAAGAAGCAATTGGATCAATGGGTACAGATACGCCATTGGCTATTTTGTCTAAACGCCCACAACATTTGTCTTCTTACTTCAAACAACTATTTGCTCAGGTTACCAATCCACCAATCGATCCAATTCGTGAAAAGGTAGTCATGTCCTTAGCAGGATTTATGGGTAACAACGGTAATTTATTGGAAGAGAACCAAATGCAGTGTCACTGTGTGGGAATCAAACATCCAATATTAACCAACTTAGAACTAGAAAAATTAAGAAGTATAGATACTGGATTATTCCAATCTAAAACACTTCAAATGTATTTTAGAGCTGATGGCAAACCTGGAGCAATGCAAAAAGCTTTAGATCGTTTATGTCGTTATGCGGTAGATGCGGTTGAAGATGGTTTCCAAGTAATTGTGCTTTCAGATAGAGCAATCGATTCAGAACATGCTGCAATTCCTTCTTTATTGGCGGTTTCTTCAGTTCACCATCACTTGATTAGAAAAGGATATCGTGGTGCAGTTGGTATAGTGGTAGAAGCAGGTGATGTTTGGGAGGTTCATCATTTTGCAACCTTAATTGGTTTTGGTGCAACTGCTGTTAACCCATATTTAGCTTTAGAAACCATCAGAAGATTTGACGTTGAAAGCGGTTTAAGTCAAGAGAAATTAATTTCAAATTATATCTACGCTACAAATAATGGTTTATTGAAAATCTTCTCTAAAATGGGAATTTCTACATTACAATCATACCATGGTGCACAGATTTTTGAGATTTTAGGTATCAATCAGCAAGTAGTTAACACACATTTCACTGGTGCTGTATCTCGTATCGGCGGATTAGGATTAGATGAAATTGCTCACGAAACCTTGATTAAACATCGTCGTAGTTTCGGACCAAAAACACAAGCAGAACCAATTTTAGCGGCTGGTGGAACTTATAAATGGAGAAGACGCGGTGAAAAACACTTGTTTAATCCAGAAAGCATCCACTTGTTACAAAATGCAACAAGAAGAAATGATTTTGCGACTTTCAAGAGATATTCTAAATTAATTAATGAGCAAACTGCTCAGGCATATACCATTCGTGGCTTATTAGAATTTGATTATTCTCGCCCTGCAGTAGGATTAGACGAGGTAGAATCTACTGAATCTATCTTAAAAAGATTTGCAACTGGCGCCATGTCATTTGGGTCAATTTCTCATGAGGCACACTCAACTTTAGCAATTGCCATGAACCGCATCGGCGGAAAAAGCAATACTGGAGAGGGTGGTGAAGACGAGATGCGTTACCAAAAAATGGCAAACGGCGATTCGATGCGTTCGGCCATTAAACAAATTGCATCTGCTCGTTTCGGAGTAACCAGTTATTATTTAACCAATGCTGATGAGTTACAGATTAAAATGGCTCAAGGTGCAAAACCAGGAGAAGGTGGTCAGTTACCAGGTCACAAAGTGGATGATTGGATTGCAAAAGTTCGTCATGCTACACCTGGCGTAGGTTTAATCTCACCACCACCACACCATGACATTTATTCTATTGAAGATTTAGCACAGCTAATTTTCGATTTGAAAAATGCCAACAGAGCCGCTAGAATTAACGTGAAGTTAGTTTCTAAAGCAGGTGTTGGTACCATTGCTGCTGGAGTTGCAAAAGCACATGCTGATGTAATTTTAGTTTCTGGTTATGATGGTGGAACAGGTGCATCGCCATTAACTTCAATTCAACATGCAGGTTTGCCATGGGAATTAGGTTTGGCAGAAGCACACCAAACCTTGGTTAAAAACAGATTAAGAAGTAGGGTAGTTGTACAAACTGATGGTCAGTTAAAAACTGGTCGTGATATTGCCATTGCTGCTTTATTAGGAGCAGAAGAATGGGGAGTAGCCACCGCTGCATTAGTAACTGCTGGTTGTATCATGATGCGTAAGTGTCATTTAAATACTTGTCCGGTTGGTGTGGCAACTCAAGATCCAGAATTAAGAAAGTTATTTACTGGTGATGCCGATCATGTGGTAAACTTATTCCATTTCTTAGCTGAAGAATTACGTGAGATCATGGCTGAACTTGGTTTCAGAACAATCAATGAAATGGTTGGTCAGTCTCAGGTGTTAAAAGTAAGAGACTTTAGTGAGGATGATTGGAAGTTAAAACACATCGATTTAACACCAATCTTATATAAAGAACCTTCAAATGGTTTACCATTAACTCAAACCGAATTCCAAGATCACGGGTTGGATAATGTGTTAGATCATCAATTGATTGAAAAAGCACAAGCAGCCATTTTAAATAACGAGCCTGTTTTTGCCAACTTTGAAGTTAAAAATACAGATAGAGCATTAGGAACGATGTTATCTAATGAAGTTTCTAAAGTTCATAAAGGTGCTGGATTACCAGCTGACACCATCAACTTTAAATTCCACGGTTCTGCAGGACAAAGTTTTGGTGCTTTTGCTGCTAAAGGTTTGACCTTATCATTAGAAGGAGAAGGAAATGACTATGTAGGTAAAGGTTTATCAGGTGCTAAATTGGTTATTTATCCTTTCGGAGATATTACTTATGTACCAGAACAGAATATCATTATTGGTAACGTAGCACTTTATGGAGCAACGTCTGGGGAGTTATATGTTAGAGGTAAAGCAGGTGAGCGTTTTGCTGTACGTAACTCAGGTGCAACCGCAGTTGTAGAAGGTGTTGGAGATCATGGTTGTGAATACATGACAGGTGGTGAAGTATTGGTTTTAGGAGATACTGGAAGTAATTTCGCTGCTGGTATGAGTGGTGGTATTGCTTGGATTTATGATGTAAGCAAAACCTTTGCTAACAAATGTAACCCAGAGATGGTTGATTTAGATCCGCTACAAGCAGAGGATGAAGAAAGAATCCAGACTTTACTTAAAAATCATATCAGGTTAACTAGCAGTAGGGTTGCAGAATTTATTTTAAGTGATTGGGAAACACAATCTGCACATTTCGTTAAAGTTTTCCCTAAAGAATACAAAGCAGTTTTATTACAACGTCAACAAGTTAAAATCAATTAA
- a CDS encoding glutamate synthase subunit beta: MGKVTGFFEYERVSPSRQEPKDRLQHYNEFLDPLPTEQLNKQAARCMDCGVPFCQSGCPLGNVIPEFNDAVYKGEWLNATEILLSTNNFPEFTGRICPAPCESACVLGINKSPVSIEEIEKHIIEIAFEKGFIKANAPLIRTGKKVAVIGSGPAGLAAAAQLNKAGHEVVVFERDDVPGGLLRYGIPDFKLQKDVVERRISLMEEEGIVFNCNANVGENVELSTLLRDYQALVLAGGSTIPRDLNLPGRELEGIYPAMDFLKQQNKRVGGRPVVGKELTATGKNVIVIGGGDTGSDCIGTSNRQGAKSVTQFEIMPMPPQSRTEHMPWPQYPMLLKVTSSHEEGAHRNWAVNTQKFNADGNGNLKSLSVIEVQWEIDANGRALGFKEVPGTEKEYPCELVLLAMGFLHPQKEGLIEKLGVELDVRGNVKAIEGEFQTNIPKVFAAGDMRRGQSLVVWAISEGRETARKVDEYLMGYSKLPSKDAVAYA; encoded by the coding sequence ATGGGAAAAGTGACAGGATTTTTTGAATACGAAAGAGTTTCGCCTTCAAGACAAGAACCAAAAGATCGTTTACAACATTATAACGAATTCCTTGATCCGCTTCCAACAGAACAGTTGAATAAACAAGCTGCTCGTTGTATGGATTGTGGCGTTCCATTTTGCCAATCGGGTTGCCCATTAGGTAATGTAATACCAGAATTTAATGATGCAGTTTATAAAGGAGAATGGTTAAACGCTACTGAAATATTATTAAGCACTAATAACTTCCCAGAATTTACAGGAAGGATTTGTCCTGCACCTTGCGAAAGCGCTTGTGTGTTAGGTATCAACAAATCTCCAGTATCAATTGAGGAAATTGAAAAACACATTATAGAAATTGCTTTTGAAAAAGGTTTCATCAAAGCAAATGCTCCATTAATTAGAACAGGTAAAAAAGTTGCTGTAATTGGCTCTGGTCCAGCAGGGTTGGCAGCTGCAGCTCAACTAAATAAAGCTGGTCACGAAGTGGTAGTTTTTGAACGTGATGATGTTCCGGGTGGTCTATTAAGATATGGTATTCCAGATTTTAAACTACAGAAAGATGTAGTGGAGAGAAGGATCAGCTTGATGGAAGAGGAAGGCATTGTATTTAATTGTAATGCAAATGTTGGTGAAAACGTGGAGTTAAGCACTTTATTAAGAGATTACCAAGCTTTGGTATTGGCTGGTGGTTCTACAATTCCGCGTGATTTAAATTTACCTGGAAGAGAATTAGAAGGCATTTATCCTGCAATGGATTTCTTGAAACAACAAAACAAAAGAGTTGGTGGCAGACCGGTTGTAGGAAAAGAGTTAACAGCAACTGGTAAAAACGTAATTGTAATTGGTGGTGGAGATACAGGTTCAGATTGTATCGGTACTTCAAACCGTCAGGGTGCAAAATCGGTTACGCAGTTTGAGATCATGCCAATGCCACCTCAATCTAGAACTGAACACATGCCTTGGCCACAATATCCAATGTTGTTAAAAGTAACTTCTTCGCACGAGGAAGGCGCACACAGAAATTGGGCGGTTAATACACAGAAATTCAATGCTGATGGAAATGGCAACTTGAAATCTTTAAGTGTAATTGAAGTTCAGTGGGAAATTGATGCCAATGGAAGAGCTTTAGGTTTTAAAGAAGTTCCAGGCACTGAGAAAGAATATCCTTGCGAATTGGTTTTATTAGCGATGGGTTTCTTACATCCTCAAAAAGAAGGATTGATAGAGAAACTAGGTGTAGAATTAGACGTACGTGGAAATGTAAAAGCTATTGAAGGTGAGTTTCAAACTAATATTCCAAAAGTTTTTGCTGCAGGTGACATGAGAAGAGGTCAGTCATTAGTAGTTTGGGCCATTTCTGAAGGTAGAGAAACCGCTAGAAAAGTAGATGAGTATTTAATGGGTTATAGCAAGTTGCCATCTAAGGATGCGGTTGCTTATGCATAA